The following are encoded together in the Misgurnus anguillicaudatus chromosome 14, ASM2758022v2, whole genome shotgun sequence genome:
- the LOC141369575 gene encoding uncharacterized protein codes for MDMTLSLRRQDVVINKPPVSQIFQRWPALFRERQVYEEFNRVVGKNLKQEFYGSLDRHCPQLIQIFRSKRGLAGQILSNLLQDAKTSDLTDMRCVAIRGLPVLLGDDPTEFFKACFASDDADSYQDVPVGLLSRENEDVAMRPLSFHLHPSSVGIILEGNVVIDNLENIPQAMCLLFGLTYALHLNYPKCMANTFLFIQQVLLGLGKKELKGRILAVSNQLAM; via the exons ATGGACATGACTCTCTCTTTAAGAAGACAGGATGTTGTGATTAACAAGCCACCTGTTAGCCAAATTTTTCAGCGTTGGCCTGCACTGTTTAGAGAAAGACAG gtGTATGAAGAATTCAACCGGGTTGTTGGGAAGAACCTTAAACAAGAATTCTATGGCTCTCTTGATCGTCACTGTCCACAGCTGATTCAGATCTTCAGGTCAAAGAGAGGTCTCGCCGGGCAGATTTTGAGCAATCTTCTGCAAGATGCCAAG ACCTCTGACCTCACTGACATGCGATGTGTTGCCATTAGAGGGCTTCCAGTACTTCTTGGTGATGACCCAACTGAGTTCTTCAAAGCATGTTTT GCTTCAGATGATGCAGACTCATACCAAGATGTGCCAGTTGGACTCCTCAGTCGAGAAAACGAAGATGTGGCCATGCGACCTCTTTCCTTCCACCTCCACCCATCCTCGGTGGGAATCATCTTGGAGGGGAATGTTGTGATAGACAATTTAGAAAACATACCCCAGGCCATGTGTCTTTTGTTTGGCTTAACTTATGCACTGCACCTAAACTACCCAAAGTGCATGGCCAATACCTTCCTTTTCATTCAACAAGTTCTGCTTGGTTTGGGTAAGAAGGAGCTGAAAGGCAGGATTCTGGCTGTTTCAAATCAGCTTGCCATGTAA
- the LOC141369576 gene encoding uncharacterized protein: protein MASRTDTQHQEMALQETMTLRVILTEADIRKVTLTSKPDSVEDLISCLQNTLRLNYNFTLQFRDPDFDNELCNLSELSELPQKPTVKIIPVIELVSLSSGEMQDSSDISSDTPSTADTVLTESPQEKRMPWPDIFLTPKFSVDVEYRLRQANLIYLKDGTHLKMTKELKHDILQKLAETIYSFKAYPTADNLRDVAKALVNSHPCLQEPGSPSGYCGWTNSLKDKMGNYRSKMRSLGHTDVMANAGKRGRFSTSSDPPNKNIKKQGRSTTYQTFQVGRMPPVLKCSESNGSM, encoded by the coding sequence ATGGCTTTACAAGAAACCATGACTTTGCGAGTTATTCTTACAGAAGCTGATATCAGAAAAGTCACACTGACTTCAAAACCAGACTCAGTTGAAGATTTGATTAGTTGTCTCCAAAACACTCTGAGACTGAACTATAACTTTACCTTGCAGTTTCGAGATCCCGATTTTGATAATGAACTTTGCAATCTGAGTGAATTGTCAGAGCTCCCTCAGAAGCCGACTGTGAAGATCATTCCTGTGATTGAATTGGTGTCACTGTCATCAGGTGAAATGCAGGACTCAAGTGATATTTCGAGTGATACTCCAAGTACTGCAGATACAGTACTGACCGAATCACCCCAGGAAAAGAGAATGCCATGGCCTGATATCTTTTTGACTCCAAAATTCTCTGTTGATGTTGAATATAGGCTGCGTCAAGCAAATTTAATCTACTTGAAGGATGGAACGCACCTAAAAATGACAAAGGAATTGAAACATGACATTCTTCAGAAGCTTGCAGAGACCATTTACTCCTTCAAAGCATACCCAACTGCTGATAATCTAAGGGATGTTGCAAAGGCATTGGTGAATTCTCACCCCTGTCTTCAAGAACCCGGATCTCCTTCTGGATACTGTGGGTGGACAAACAGTTTGAAAGACAAAATGGGAAATTACCGATCAAAAATGAGAAGCCTTGGACACACAGACGTCATGGCTAATGCAGGGAAGAGAGGAAGATTCTCTACTAGCAGTGATCCACCAAATAAGAACATCAAAAAACAGGGGAGGTCAACTACCTACCAAACCTTCCAAGTGGGCAGGATGCCTCCAGTCTTGAAATGTTCAGAGAGCAATGGGTCAATgtaa